A window of Prevotella fusca JCM 17724 genomic DNA:
CGGAATATTCTTCAACAACACAATGACGCAGAACGGACAGACGACACCTGCCGGAAGTGATGTAACCGTCGATGATGAGTCAGGTCTGACCCTCACCGGCAATGTCCGCACGACAAACCGGCATGAGGATTTCAACAAACTCTATATCCCTACAACGCTGCATGTTGAGGCTGACGTGAGCCGCCGCTTCACAGTCGGACTGAAGGGAGAGATGGACTGGCTGTTGAGCCGTGGAGGTATTGCCCCGAAGAACTATGTCTTTGCCCTTGCCACCGTGCGCTACAACTTCGTTGCAAGCCGTGCAAAGGTGCAGCAGGGTTACTATGAAGGGGAACTTTCCCTGCTTAACGACCGTGTGAATGCACTCCAGAAAGAGGCTGCGGAAAGCAGGGAACGTGCCGACCGGGAGGCTACTGAACGGCAGCGGGCAGAACAGAAGAATGCTGATTTGCAACAACGTCTCTCTGAATATGAAAGCAGCATGAATGCCCAGAGTCCTGCCGTTCAGATCTCACACTATGTCCAGTTCGCCCATAACTGTGCCGGCATAAGCCGTGATGAGCTTGCTCATCTCAGGTACTTTGCGTCGTATATGCGTGGACATCAGCTCTCTATCATCGCCGAAGCCAGTACGCCCGGCCCGACAGGCTATAATCAGAAACTCTCCGAACGCCGTCTCAAGCGTGTGGTCAAGGTGCTCTTGAAGGAAGGATTTGCCAAGGAAGACCTCCATCCGCAGGTTGCCATCGGCGAACAGGACGGTAAACCCGATGCGGAAGGACGAAGAGTTACGATTAAATTAGTCAAGTGAACAAGTTTATGAGTTGACGAGTTTATAAGTAAACGAGTTGACGAGTGAACGAGTTAATCATGGGAAAGTTGACGGGTTGACTGATTGACAAGCAAAGAAGTTGACAGTTGACAAGTTGAAAGGAAAGAAGCAAACAAGTAAAAATGCGGGTACGGGAAGTGATGAGAGGAATGTAACGACAGGACGGTTATCATGAGTCCTTCGGTTTCTCCGGCTCCCCGACTCACTTAAAACAACCATTATGAGACATCTTAAATCACTCCTGTTCGCCATCACCATGCTGCTGGCAACACCTGTGCTCTTCACTGCGTGCCAGGAAGATGCACCTGAAATTAATTACACAATGAACGTGTCGGTGACCAACGACTTCTCGAAGGTCGTGAAGGCTATCAACGACGGCTTCCTGAAGAACGAACAGGCTGTTGCGAGCCTTACCAAGGCCATCGACGAGATGAATACTACACAGGAAAAGAAGATGCAGGCAATTGTAGAGGTGCTGACCTCTGTGCAGTCTACGCTTGAAGCAAAACTTGCTGCAATAGAGGGAGCTATACGGGCGCAGACATTGTCAGTCGAAGAGAAGTTGAAACTCTTGACGACGGCTGTCAGCTCACTGCCTGACTATAGCTCGCAGCTCGCAGCAATCAAGACTGCCATCAACAATCTTCCTGACTACAGCGACAATCTCTCTGCCATTGAAGCAGCCATCAGCACCATGCCTGACTACAGCTCTAAGTTCAACGCTGTCGTTGATGCTCTCGGTGCACTGAAGGATAAGGTGGATCAGGTGGGTACAGAACAAGGCAAGGTCTCTGAAGAGATTGCCAAGACCACCGAAGCTATCGACAAACTTGTTGCAGCTGTGAACAGTGGCAATACTGACGCAGCCAAGGCTCTCGCAGACATCGTAAAGCAGCTCGAAGAACTGAAAGGTAAGATTGGTTCCGGCGGCGGTTCCGGTGGTGGTTCCGGTGGTGGATCTGGTGGTTCTGATGAAGAAGACAGTGCTACCTTTGGCAGTATAGTGGAATCTATTGATAGGATGAACTCAAAGTCATTCGAACTTCATAACGGTACATTCTACTTTAGAACGGACGAAGGAAGATACGGAATGGCTAAGGTGTACAGTATTAGAAAGTGGGGATCATTAGGTCATGCTAAAGATAGAACTCAATTTGTAATCAAATATGTTGTTTTTAATACAAATGGTAAGGTTCATAGGAGAGGTGATATGGTCTTTGAGACTCACTACGGAGCACCGGCTGGTGGAGTAAAGCGAGATTTGGACTTTGATACTGGTTTATTGGGAGGATTTGGCGTTGACTTCCATGTAAAAGTGGAAGAAAAGATGTTCTTTGATGGTGATTTCACTTATTATAAAGTAAATAAGGCAAAGTTTGATCCTAAGAACAAAGCACGGGCTGTGGTCTTTCTTAAGAAACCAGACGAATAATGCCTTTACTGTTACAAGGTGGAATGAAGCCAATAAACTCCATCACTGAAGAGAAGGTCGTAAATTCATAAAACCCTCTTAATAACTTTCCTCCAGCCGCTGGGCTGGAGGGAAGCAGACAAGAAAGAAGAAAATATAATAGATGCATATATACTTTTGTTTTTGAACATTCAATTTAGTAAGACATTTCATTCTTTAAATCCTGTAGTACGAAAGCCGAGCCTTTGGTGAAAAGGTGACCTTTCAATTAAACGACAACTAACTAAGTTAGCCACACGTTGAGGGCCGGTCTGGAATATTCCAGAACCGGCTCTTTTCTTATTTCAGCATCTGATACTGCTTTTCAGGCGTTGACAGGGTGAGTTCTTTGGGTTCTTCCGTTAAATGCGTAGATCGGAAACAGGATAAAGGCTTATACACCTGTATGGTATGACCATCCAAAATCAGACGGTCTCACAAAAAGGATAATGCACAAAATAAAAATGCAGAAAAGGCAAACAGATACCGTGTCTTTCCGTCTTCTACAAACGACTTGTTCCCATATCACTCAACGTTTGTAAACTATTTTCATGCAGTTCAAAACCAACATATGGTCTCTTGGCTTTGAAAAGACGCCCAATTGGCTTGCAATAGACGCCCTTTTGAGGTCTAACTGACGCCCTTTTGAAGTCCAATTAAGCACCTTTTCTTGCACTACCTTATAACTAACTGATTTACTGTTGGTTGCAGACTTGCTTTTTACACGTGTTTTTGCCTTTATCTGTAGGTGTTTTATCCGAAATTATGTCATGATTTTTCAATCCGTTGTCTGCCTTTTCAAAGTATTAAAAGGAGCGAACAAGTTGACGAGTGAACAAGTTGACAAGGTGCGTGTGAAAAGGAGTGAACAAGTTGACAAGTGAACGAGTTGACAGGGTGCGTGTGAAAAGGGATATAACGGTCGTCGTAATCATAAAACTTAAACCACCCGCAATGGCGTGAGCTTCTGTGAGTTCTTCGGCCTTTAGGTCTTTGTGCCTTCTGCTCCGTCAAATCTGTTCTTCTGTGTTCATCTGTGAGAAAATCCGCACCAAGCCGTGAGGGTTCTCTGGATGGTTATCGGGCAGTCTTCATGCAGTTCAGGAAGTCGCTGAAAGTCTCTGCCAGGAAATACGTGTTGCAGTCATCATCCGACTGTTCAAAAACGTACGCATGGTCGTAGTAATACAGCCCCCTGTTCTCTCCCTCTGGCATCAGGAGCAGGAAGCCCCCGTCCTGAAAGTCGCCTATAAGCAGGGAATGTTCAGGTATGTCCTCCTCATACTCCCGGTTCCAATACGCAAGCGTCAATGCCCTGCTCAAGGCATCATCCGTGCTGAACAGATTGTTGGGCATGACATCCTCGTCCAGTTCTTTCACCTTGACAAGATAGTCCTCCATGTTGACCCCGTTGTGCTTGGACAGGAACGACTTGTAGTCTTCGGGGAAACAGAATGAGAAGTCATCCTCTATTTTATTGAAGACGGCTGTTTTTGTGGATAATACATTGAATTCCATAGATACGTGTGTTAATTTTCAGTTGTTCTTTTTAATAGGGACACCACCACGCTGCGTGAATCCCCTCGATAGTGGTTTCCTTTTCATTGTGATGCCGGACGTTTTCCCGATGGTTACTTCCCTTTCCGTGAAAACCTATCTGTTATTAAGTAACTTGTCCCATTCTTCAAAGGTGAGAGGTGGAAGTCCCTGTGCTTTCCGTTCGTTGTTCCTATACTCAACATATAAAGGAGTAATGGTAACACTGCCCTGCTTCATCACCTGCCGGAGCTCTTCCTGGGTGGGCTGGGGCGAAGTCGTGAGGCTTTCCATAAAGCTGTTCAGGTCCGTACCCACTTGAGCCGGGTACTTCTGGTTGTCCTCCAGTCCCCAGTCATCTTCTTCATGGAACCAGTAATAGATGTTGCCCGTGCCCTTGTGCATGCACAGCAGGTCGCCGCCATCAACGATAGCAATGGGGAAGAGTTCGTCAGGCATCCGCCCTTCATACACCCCGATAATGTGGATTATGTCGTAGTTTTTCTTTGAGGAAAAGCCTAAGAAGTAATCAATTGAGAACTCGATGCCCTTCTTCTTGTAATGATTCAGCCGTGACATGCAGACATTGTTTGCCTGTATGAAGTCCCTTAACGATGGAAGGAGGTCTGTTCCGATGGCTTTCTTCAGCTCCTCCAGCCTCTCCGTCATCACGTCATCTGACGGCAATGGCTCTAAATTACGAAATCTGTTCATTGTTTTCTCTATCCTTGAGTTATGAATATTGTCTTATAGCAATCATCTGCTTCTTTGACTTCATGGTAATACACCTTCGTGCCTTTTATATACTTACATTCCGATAAGCTGCTTTTTTTCAGCCAGAGAATAACATCCGCATTATCTTTGTTGTAGATATAGAGCGAGGGTGGGGTGTCAACTCCTTTCAGAATAGCATTGTCCCATTTAAAAGGAAGGCGGGTTTTCGTGTAGGAGTCACTTATGCTAACACATAACATAACCCCAATTTCAAGATTGAGTTCTTTGATGTAACGGGTAAAGTCATTATAAATATGCACGGAAGCATCCCACCACAGATCCTTGTCTTTTGGCAGACTATCGACAATTTCGTCAATGTGGTAGTCATCATGAAAGTCTTGGGATGTATTACCACACCGCTCCACCCATTGCCTGATGAAGGAAGTATTGTTTTGTTGATTGTTCTTATATTCCCCAGCCATATCCTTTCAAATACTTTATATGTTGGTCAATTGCCAATCTGCCATTGGCAGTAATGCCCCTCTCTTGCCGTTTCCAACTGCTGTGCTGATGCCTTGCACATGTGGTGCTGATGGCAAGCACGGTGCAGAGTGCAGCCGTCGTGGGAGCAGCTTGCAGTCAGGAAAAGGTTTGTTCTGCCGGAAACTGACGACGGGAACACCCATGCTGATGTTCCCCTTTATCTTCCCAAGGCTGACATCTATTCCTCTTTCTTGGAAATAAAGTCATTGATGTACACCTTGAACTCGTCATCGTCAGTGGTGAAGATTTCATCTCCATCCAGCATGTAGGCACGCATCAAGGAGTCCTGTGCCGCCTTTGTTTCGCCCATCTTGATAAGGTTCCTGCCGTTGGCATACCATACGTAAGGGTTCTCTATCCCGTTCCCATCCCTTAAGGCTGTGGCATAGTAGCTGTCAGCAATCGTATATTGCCCGGTTTCATAATAGGTGTCACCGAGGGATGTAACCAATGTGGTGTAAATATCCCAGTCTGATTTGGGTTCTGGAAGAATGTCTATCGCCGACTGATAGGCAGCTATTGCATCCTCATACCTTTCTTCAGCCACAGCCTCGTCGCCCTTGTCAAGTTTCTGGCAGATTGTCTGAAAGAGGGAGTCGGGCAGGGTTTCATCCTCTTCATCCTTTTGGGAGTTCTTGTAGAAGTCAAGGTATTCACGCTTGTCGTCCTGGAAATATCTGTGACCAGCAGCCTTTACCACCATGTCCCAGTGTTTCCTTGCATCGTCATAATCACCTTTCTCAAAACAGTACTTGCCCATCAGGTGCATGGTTTCCTCATCGGATAAGTGAAGGTTATTGTTGTTTTCGATAAGTCTGTTGATCCACTTCTTTGCCTCTTCAATGTCGCCATGACTCAAAGAGTTGTTAAAGAAGGATTTAGCATAGTTATAGGCTTGGTTCCAGTTCTCAACAGGTGAGGGGAACTGCTCCCATCCTTTTTCCCCTAACTCAAGGAACATTTCATAGTTCTCTTTCTCGAGTTCCTGGAAAGCCTGCTTGCCATAGGCGATAACTTTATCGAACTTCTCTTGCTCTAATAATGCCATAAGATTAGTTTTAATTGTTGTATTGCTGGGGAATAAGCGGTTGTCTTACCATTTCTGTAGCACAAACTGGGATGGGATTTCCCATGAATCAGTATAGTATCTTTTGATAATATCCACACAGTCCCGGTACTCACATTCTTTCACGTATGAGCCTCCTTCAGCCGGGACGGGTATGTCTACCAGCCAAATATTATCTCTCAGGTAGGCAAACTGGACAACTTCATCGTCCGGTTTTTCCAACCCCAGAAAGCTGTCCTCATCTTCTGACAAGTCAAAGAACCTGTCAAGTACGCTGTCCAATGATGCTTCTATGGCATCATTTGCGGCAATGCCACTGTTTGACACACCGTCATTCCAAAACATTCTTATCATAAGCCTATAGGTTTAAAATCTTACACTTTGCCTTTGCCACATCGCCCGATACCTCGCCGGAGCAGGGATTTTCCTTGAGACCATACTTTACCTTTGTGAGTTCCTGGAGGACTACTATCATAATGGCAAGAGCCTCTTCGTCCGTTTCCTCGGGCAGGCAGGTACGGATAAAATCCACAATCTCGTCTTTTGTTTCCGAATGTCTGAAGTATATCTGACGCATGGCAGAAACCGTGAAGCCCCTCAAGAGGCCGACTTCCTCAGATGGGTAATGTGCTTTCAGGACGTCAACCGCTTCCGCATCGCCCAGCCATCCGCATACGATAACAGCCTTGCACCTCACTTCCCGGTCGTCATCTTTAAGGAAAGGGACGATGGCGGGCAGGTGTTTCTTGTCATACGTCAGTCCTATAAGGTGGATGATGTTGGACTTGACAAGGCTGTCCGCCTCATTGCCCAGCTTCCCCAACAGGAACGACAGTCCCCCGTCCCCCCTCTTCAAGAACCCCTTTCCTAAGATTCTTTTCAAGTCATCGTTGTCCGTTTCGTTAAAGTAAGCATAGTGACGTTCCATGCCTTCTGCCGAAGAGTCCTGCAACAGGACATTCAGGAAGTCATTGTGCACCTTAAAGCTGTCAGTTTCCAAGGCTTTCTTGTAAGCCGATGAAATTCCTTCGTAATCCATAGTCAAATCCATGTTTTATAGCCCCGCCCGTCAATGTTACTCTTCCGGCATACGGTCATAATCGAGTGCCCCGGAATAACTGTCACATAGTCTTTGGGCATATTCGTCATGCTCTTCGTCAAAGTTCTTCACGGCTATTGTCCCGAGGGAGTACCTGCCAAAGAGCTCTGACTTTGATATGACGACATGATTCTCCACCACCTTCGTCCTCAAGTCAAGCAACTGATTGTATATGGACCGGTACATCACTATCTGCGGCGACATTTCCATCAACTCCTTAGTCTCTTCAATCGCCCGGTTTATGACACTTCGGTAATAGCTTCTTGTGGCGTTTCTGCTTAATCTTTTGTACATCTTACTTAAATTCAGTTCCTTTGTAAACAGCATCAAAATAGCCTTTTACGGCAACACTTATCCCTTCGCATCTTGCATCGGCATCATCAGTAAATCCCGGGGAATAAACATCTATCCCCAAAAGGGTTGAACCAAAGCCGACATAATCCTCAACAAAGAGGTTTGGATCGTAGGCAGACAGGTATTCATATATCTCCCGTGAGCGCATGCTGAACAGGTCCTTGCCGTCAAGCAGAAGCGTTACCGTTGGCAGTGGGACGAAGGTCATATAGAACAACCTGCTGTCTTCCCGGTTGTAATACGCAAGGAAGTCGGCATAATCATCTACTATGAACTTATTGCTTCCACTGCTCTCTTCAAAAGTTTTCGTGGCTTTTATGCCTGACATGGAAGAGAGCCTGCTTCGGGACTCTCCAAAAGAAAACTGACTGACTCCTGTTAAAGGGTGGATTGTATATTCCATATCTGTAAACTGTATTTTACCACTTGGTTCACACCACTTTTTAAATTGTCTTGCAGCACGTGTCCTCCTCGCATCCATGATGCAGCCGTGCGCCATCCGTCACGACGTGAAGGATTCCCGTTGTTCTCCGCCACGGGATTACAGTCCGTCGGCAAAGATAGGAAAAATAATCTTATTCGCAATGCCGTTGATGGGATTATCTTCAGGCATGTTCTGAAGTTCCGCGCTAACGTTCAGTTGTTGTTTCTTGTATTGCCCTTCGCTGTCTTTTTGCTTTTATCGGGCATCTTCCGCTTACGCTTTCAGTCGCATAGTCCGCTATGCTCCCTCAAGAAGTAAGCAGAACCTGCTCAGCTAAAAGTTAAAAAATGCAGTAAGGGTAATTTTCAGAACCTGCCTTCACCTTATATCAGCTGACAGGAGCACCGCCATCGGGAGGTTCATCGAGGATGAGGCGCAAGCCCTGGCAGGGAATAAAACCGTGTCACAGGAAGACAACGGTACGTCTCCTGTAAAATAAATTCACAATGCAGAATCCTCATGATGCTCCCTTGCACTTGAATTAAGCCTTACTTGCCCTTCAATAGGGCGTTAATTGAAGTGCAACTAACGCCCTATTGGAGTCCAATTAAGCACCTTTTCTTGCACGGTTTTATAAGTCCTTGTTGCTCTGTGTGTTGCAAAGGCGGTCGAAAATCCCTTTTCCCTTGTTTCTTTACCCGCATAGGCTTGATTTTATGTAAAGATATTTCAGGGGTATCGAGCAATAGAATCCTGCTTTGGTTCAAGCCGGTTCCGTTGCTACAGTTCAAGCCGTGTGTTTGGACATTCGGATTGCAACTTCATCTTTGCCTGCTCGACAAGCCCGATTACAGGTACCACAACCTGTTGTGTATGCCAGTTGTTAATGGGCATCTTCATGAGGTCATTGTCGGCAATGTATTCCGTCAGTCCCATTCTTTCACGGATATTCAGCCATAAGAGAATCTCAACAGGATAGATGAAATAATCCGATGAGGGGAAGTCTGGCGTATGGTCCTTGTGTTCATTCTCATCAGATTCTGCGATGTGGAAATCAACCAGTTCGTTTACCAGTCTGGATAGAAGTTCCTGATTGTCAGTATCCCAATGCTCCAGTTCCTGCGCATACACCCCCATGTCTTCGGGATAATTCAGACGGCTGTAGTCCAACTTTATCCCTTGCCATCTGCAGAATACCTCAAGCATGAACCAAGGATGCTTATAGGAGGGATGCCAGCCTTTATATTGTTTGCCATAAAGCATATTGAGTAAAAGTTTGCCATAGCGCACGGCTAATGACTCCCATCCCAAGAGTAAAGCCTGCGCAAGATGCTTGACAGCATCATGGAAGGCTGCAGACTCCGCATATTGTGCTATATCCTTGCCCAGAAAGAAATCCCAGGCAACGGATTCTACCGCATAATATGTCGACAAAGCCAGCAGACTGTTGTCTACTTTCTCCTCATTCAGGAAAGAATGGATAAACTTCCAATGCTGCCAGTTAGAGATTCTTTCGAGTTTGAGTCCGATAATGCCCCGGCTCTTTTTCCCATGAATATAGCTGTATATATCTTCGTTTGAAGTGGAATGGAAATGCTGCAGCTTGTCTAACTGATATTCCTTTTTCGCAAGTACATACTGTGCGGATTTTCTGATATTCTCCATATACTGTTTACCTGTTCCTTGTTGTTGGCTTATCCCGTAAGGATTCGTCTTAATGTGCTTTGCATCTGAACTGTTTGTAATAGCTTCCTGTTGAACTTCTTATGCCTTTCCTGCCTGTTCGGGACAGGTCCTGTTGCATCTCCGTTCAGCTTCCCATATCATTCCGTCTGCAATGATTCTTTTTTGATTCGTTCTCTTTCTTTATGCGTCTTCCATTTCCCGTCTTCATCCTTGAACTTGAAATTGTAACGTTCAAATTCACAATCAGACAGTCTGAATCGGGTTCCGTCTGATATTAGGAAGTATTCCTCATCGACTATTCTCCCTGTCCTTACGTTCAGAAGTCGGGCTCCTTTTTCTATCTGCTGACTCCACCCGATGAGGTCTTTATTATAGGAAAAGCCATAGAAAAAGTTGTTCGTTGGTGTGATAATGATAAAATTACTGTTCAGTACAGCACCGGTTTGAGGCAGAAATGGACGATGAGCATCAATTATTTTGTCAAGAAGTCCACTCCTGTTCCGTTTTAAAATATCATTCTTTCCATCAGGGACTACTGCCCCTGATGGAACTTCCGCAAAAAGATACGCTCTTGATCCGGTATCCCTTATCCCTTCAAAGTTAATTCTCATTTCACTGTTTTTTAACCCACAATCTCATTAGGCAAATTTAAATGATTTCTAATGTCCGCCATTAGAATATGATGTTAAAAATAGTTGTTATTCAATAATTTACATCATTAATCACGGACAAGTTGTTCCTAATAACCGATTTGGATTGAACTGTCTGCGTGAGATGAGGGTGGGAACTTGTCCTTATACTCTTGTAGCCTATACTCAAACAACCACTTCTCGCTGTCAATGCTTTCTGACTCTGCTGCCAACGACAATGCCACAACCTCCAAGTCCGAGAACTTTGGAATCGGACCACGCCGAGGGTTATTACGGTGTTCGTTGACGATATTTTCAGAAAATCGCTTGCATATCTCAATGATTTTGACGAATTTTGTGTAAAGGTTGTGCATATGTTGGTTTGAACTTAATTATTTGTACAATACTAAGTTGCTAAAAATCAACGATATATGCAACTTCTCAGGCATGTTTGGCAACTTAATTTAATTCCGCCAACGGTTAGACTAACATTAAATTATAAGGTTGAAAAATGGATTGGATAAAAATAAATAATATACGTCGGAAGGAAAGAGGAAATATACTCATTGTAATAGCTATTCTATCATTATTAGGAATAGGAATAGAGATTTTCTTAACAGAAAAAGTAGGAATAGGACAAGTAGGGGCAACTTTAATAATAGGAATAGTTGCAGCTTTTGCTAGTACAAAGAATAACTCCACAACTATAAAACAGTCAAGTAAAAATACTTTTATCAATACCATAACAATTGCTCGAAAGGAATATATGGCAGAACTTCGTAAAGCTGTTGAAGAGTTTTGTGTAACTGCTGAAAGAAACGACAATGAAAAACTGAAAGAATTGTCGTATAAATTAAAATTGTTGATGAATCCTGCTGATAAGGATAATGAGCATTGGGATAGGAAAGCTATTGAAATGATTGATAAAATAGTTCAAGCAGAGAATAAAACAGAAGATATTGATAGGTTCATAACACTAATGCAATCATGGCTTGCTCTTGAATGGTATGGAATGAGAGAAGAAGCTAAAAAAGGAATAATGAGCAAAGAAGATAAAAAAACTTTGCTGGATACTGAATATAGTAAATATACAGAATGGATGGAGGAAAAAGACAATGGACAAGAATAGCATATTACAATATAAATCATCGTTCGATAGTATTGTCAGATACATTGAGAGTGACGATAGCGAAGAACAGGTAGAAGTTTGGTTTGCACGCGAACTGCAAACAATATTAGGCTATGCACGTTGGGAGAACTTTCTTGTTGCCATACGACGGGCAGTAGATTCGTGTAAAGCACAAGGAATCAATGTTGATGATCATTTTCGTGAGGTCACGAAAATGATAGAAATAGGCAAAGGCGGAAAACGAGAAGTATCCGACTTTATGCTTACTCGCTATGCC
This region includes:
- a CDS encoding OmpA family protein; protein product: MVKAQLLDSDDNHNAQTSDTALLRRELQQGGTLSIMNRMRTKPLIPPLSGRWARIGLILMLSAGALVSAQAQEGGGSNPLTSVRWAEAVYTRTWSIYAEGGLSWATDVWYQNLDAKRSYNQSPAVGGGVDFTIRPWVRVGAEYLWSRYRREQRFSNPDMRTMPVKVYGNYVMNFHNAKLGVQFNFMELWRARRAQWLNVWVGTGMGYSFIKGNEYGIFFNNTMTQNGQTTPAGSDVTVDDESGLTLTGNVRTTNRHEDFNKLYIPTTLHVEADVSRRFTVGLKGEMDWLLSRGGIAPKNYVFALATVRYNFVASRAKVQQGYYEGELSLLNDRVNALQKEAAESRERADREATERQRAEQKNADLQQRLSEYESSMNAQSPAVQISHYVQFAHNCAGISRDELAHLRYFASYMRGHQLSIIAEASTPGPTGYNQKLSERRLKRVVKVLLKEGFAKEDLHPQVAIGEQDGKPDAEGRRVTIKLVK
- a CDS encoding coiled-coil domain-containing protein codes for the protein MRHLKSLLFAITMLLATPVLFTACQEDAPEINYTMNVSVTNDFSKVVKAINDGFLKNEQAVASLTKAIDEMNTTQEKKMQAIVEVLTSVQSTLEAKLAAIEGAIRAQTLSVEEKLKLLTTAVSSLPDYSSQLAAIKTAINNLPDYSDNLSAIEAAISTMPDYSSKFNAVVDALGALKDKVDQVGTEQGKVSEEIAKTTEAIDKLVAAVNSGNTDAAKALADIVKQLEELKGKIGSGGGSGGGSGGGSGGSDEEDSATFGSIVESIDRMNSKSFELHNGTFYFRTDEGRYGMAKVYSIRKWGSLGHAKDRTQFVIKYVVFNTNGKVHRRGDMVFETHYGAPAGGVKRDLDFDTGLLGGFGVDFHVKVEEKMFFDGDFTYYKVNKAKFDPKNKARAVVFLKKPDE
- a CDS encoding SMI1/KNR4 family protein, which codes for MEFNVLSTKTAVFNKIEDDFSFCFPEDYKSFLSKHNGVNMEDYLVKVKELDEDVMPNNLFSTDDALSRALTLAYWNREYEEDIPEHSLLIGDFQDGGFLLLMPEGENRGLYYYDHAYVFEQSDDDCNTYFLAETFSDFLNCMKTAR
- a CDS encoding SMI1/KNR4 family protein — translated: MNRFRNLEPLPSDDVMTERLEELKKAIGTDLLPSLRDFIQANNVCMSRLNHYKKKGIEFSIDYFLGFSSKKNYDIIHIIGVYEGRMPDELFPIAIVDGGDLLCMHKGTGNIYYWFHEEDDWGLEDNQKYPAQVGTDLNSFMESLTTSPQPTQEELRQVMKQGSVTITPLYVEYRNNERKAQGLPPLTFEEWDKLLNNR
- a CDS encoding tetratricopeptide repeat protein — encoded protein: MALLEQEKFDKVIAYGKQAFQELEKENYEMFLELGEKGWEQFPSPVENWNQAYNYAKSFFNNSLSHGDIEEAKKWINRLIENNNNLHLSDEETMHLMGKYCFEKGDYDDARKHWDMVVKAAGHRYFQDDKREYLDFYKNSQKDEEDETLPDSLFQTICQKLDKGDEAVAEERYEDAIAAYQSAIDILPEPKSDWDIYTTLVTSLGDTYYETGQYTIADSYYATALRDGNGIENPYVWYANGRNLIKMGETKAAQDSLMRAYMLDGDEIFTTDDDEFKVYINDFISKKEE
- a CDS encoding HEAT repeat domain-containing protein: MDYEGISSAYKKALETDSFKVHNDFLNVLLQDSSAEGMERHYAYFNETDNDDLKRILGKGFLKRGDGGLSFLLGKLGNEADSLVKSNIIHLIGLTYDKKHLPAIVPFLKDDDREVRCKAVIVCGWLGDAEAVDVLKAHYPSEEVGLLRGFTVSAMRQIYFRHSETKDEIVDFIRTCLPEETDEEALAIMIVVLQELTKVKYGLKENPCSGEVSGDVAKAKCKILNL
- a CDS encoding immunity protein Tsi6 family protein yields the protein MYKRLSRNATRSYYRSVINRAIEETKELMEMSPQIVMYRSIYNQLLDLRTKVVENHVVISKSELFGRYSLGTIAVKNFDEEHDEYAQRLCDSYSGALDYDRMPEE